Below is a window of Candidatus Kinetoplastibacterium oncopeltii TCC290E DNA.
TCAGTCCTCTGAATTAAATCACCAATATAATAAATATTTTCTGCTTTTAAGCAATTAGCAGAACGAACAGTTAATTCTAAATCATCTACTGGTTTCAGTAAAACAGGGTCAATCCCTGGAGTATTCCTAGAAGACTGAGATTCATTAGACTCTTGAGCTCCTTGTAAAGATGCAAATACAGATACTTGATCCATTAAGATACAAGCAGCCTGTCTAACAGATTCTTCAGGAGTCAAAACTCCATTGGTTTCAATATCTATAACCAATTTATCAAGATCAGTCCTCTGTTCTACTCGAGCGCTTTCTACACTATAGCTAACTCTACGTACAGGACTATAAGATGCATCTAAAATTATCTTACCAATAGAGACTTTCTTATCACTAGCTGAAGAAGAACGAATATTTCCAGGAATATATCCACGACCCTTGCTTACCTTAAAATGCATATCTAATTGACCTGAATCTGTAAGATTACAAATCAAATGATCAGGATTTATTATCTCAACGTCATGTGGTAGTTCTATGTCTTTTGCTAAAACTGCAGCAGGACCTTTCTTATTAATAGATAAATTTACCTCATCACGACCATGTAATTTAAAAATAACGTTTTTTAAATTCATTAATATATCGATAAGATCTTCTCTTACTCCAGGAATCGTCGAATATTCATGAACGACACCGCTTATTTGAACTTCTGTTGGAGCATATCCTTCCATAGAAGATAATAAGATGCGACGCAAAGCGTTTCCGAGTGTATGCCCATAACCACGCTCAAATGGCTCCATAATAATTTTTGCCCTATTATGGGATATAGGCTCAACCTCTACAACTCTTGGTTTTAAAAAATCCTGATTAGACATACATACTTCCTATTCAATACCCTCAGTTCGTTACACCGATAAGGCTGAAAAAATAATAATAAAGATAAATGAACTAAAAGTTAAATAACTTAACGAGAATATAATTCTACAACCATAGATTCATTTATATCACGAGCAACATCAGAACGATCAGGAATAGTTTTGAACGTTCCAAGTTGCTTCTCAGAATCGAGATCTAGCCACTGAGGTATGCCGATACTGACAGCTAATTTTATAGCTTCTTTGATTCTATCTTGGTTCTTAGATTTCTCTCGAACAGATATTATATCACCAGATTTTACTGATAATGAAGCTATATCTACAATGTGACCATTAACTTCAATTGCACGATGACTAATTAACTGGCGAGCTTCTGCCCTAGTCGAACCAAAACCCAGCCTATAGACAACATTGTCTAATCGAGATTCGAGCAATTGAATTAATATTTCTCCAGTATTGCCTTTACGTCTTTCTGACTCTTCGAAATACCTACGAAACTGTTTTTCTAAAATACCATACATTCTTTTCAGTTTTTGCTTCTCTCTCATTTGAAGACCATAATCTGAGATTCTAGATCCAGATGTTCGACCATGTTGACCTGGTTTTGATTCTGATTTGCATTTTGAATCAAACGATCTACGAGCACTCTTGAGAAAGAGATCAGTACCCTCACGGCGTGAGAGTTTACATTTTGGTCCAATATAACGTGCCATGATATTATTTTATCCTTAAATACGACGACGCTTCGGAGGACGACATCCGTTATGTGGAATAGGTGTTATGTCGGAGATACTAGAAATCTTAATTCCAAGAGCATTTAAAGCCCTTACAGAAGATTCGCGACCCGGACCTGGTCCTTTTATTCTTACTTCAAGAGTTTTAATCCCGAACTCAATAGCCGCACGACCAGCAGCTTCAGCTGCTACCTGTGCTGCAAAAGGAGTAGATTTTCTGGATCCTTTAAATCCAGATGATCCTGAAGTCGCCCAAGACAAAGCGTTACCTTGACGGTCTGTTATTGTAACAATGGTATTATTAAAAGAAGCATGAACATGCACTATACCATCTGAAACATTTTTCTTTACTTTTTTTCTGACGCGAGAAGCGCCACTTGCTGGAGATTTCGCCATATTCTAAATTCCTCAATTACTACTTTTTCAGAGAAGCAGCTGCTCTACGTGGTCCTTTACGAGTACGTGCATTTGTACGAGTTCGTTGTCCGCGTACAGGCAATCCACGTTTATGACGCATTCCTCGATAAGTGCCCAAATCGATTAACCGTTTAATTGAAAACTGAATCTCACGACGAAGGTCTCCTTCTACCGTAAATAATCCAACTTGCTCACGAATACGCTCTAGTTCAGCATCGGTCATGTCCTTTATTTTCTTAGAAGGAGAAATCTTTGATGCTTCACAAATCTTACAAGCACGAGATCGTCCAATCCCAAAAATTGCGGTTAAACCAATCTCAGCATGCTGTTGTGGCGGGATATTTATGCCAGCAATACGGGCCATGACTGTTCCTTGAATAAATCAATTATAGCCAAGAATAACAAAAATGCTATCCTTGACGTTGCTTATGACGCGGATCAGTACAAATAATTCGTACTACTCCGTGACGTTTAATAATCTTACAATTTCGGCAAACTCGCTTAACTGATGCCATTACTTTCATCGTTAACTCCTAACTTTCCGTAATAATTTTTGACTTACTTAGCACGGAAAATAATTCTAGCCCTAGTAAGATCGTAAGGTGTAAGCTCAACAGTTACTTTGTCTCCTGGTAATATCCTGATATAGTGCATACGCATTTTACCAGATATATGACCAAGAACCACATGACCATTTTCAAGCTTTACACGAAAATTTGCATTAGGAAGATTTTCTAAAATTTCTCCCTGCATTTGTATGACATCGTCCTTAGACATTATCTTCTACTTAAAACAATAAAAATTTTTCATTTCCTTAACTCTTAAAATTAGATTTCTTAAGTAGGGAATCATATTGATAGGACATTACACAAGATTGAATCTGTGTCATAAAATCCATCGTTACAACAACGATAATTAATAAAGAAGTACCTCCAAAATTAAAAGGCACATTCCATTTCGTTACTAAAAATTCTGGAACAAGGCACACTAATACAACATACATAGCTCCAATCAACGTTAAACGCACAAGAATTTTATCAATATAACGAGATGTCTGTTCTCCTGGACGAATTCCAGGGATTAATGCACCGCTTTTTTTAAGATTATCTGCAGTTTCTCTACTATTAAAAACAAGAGCAGTGTAGAAAAAACAGAAGAACAAAATAAACAATGAGTATAAAGCTATGTACAAAGGCTGTCTAGGTGAAATAGCAATAGCTAAATTAGACAACCAACTAATTTCTCTAGCACCAGAAAACCAACTTGCTATTGTTCCTGGCAGCAACATCAAAGAAGAAGCAAATATAGGGGGAATAACACCTGCCATATTTAATTTTAATGGCAAATGT
It encodes the following:
- a CDS encoding DNA-directed RNA polymerase subunit alpha; amino-acid sequence: MSNQDFLKPRVVEVEPISHNRAKIIMEPFERGYGHTLGNALRRILLSSMEGYAPTEVQISGVVHEYSTIPGVREDLIDILMNLKNVIFKLHGRDEVNLSINKKGPAAVLAKDIELPHDVEIINPDHLICNLTDSGQLDMHFKVSKGRGYIPGNIRSSSASDKKVSIGKIILDASYSPVRRVSYSVESARVEQRTDLDKLVIDIETNGVLTPEESVRQAACILMDQVSVFASLQGAQESNESQSSRNTPGIDPVLLKPVDDLELTVRSANCLKAENIYYIGDLIQRTETELLKTPNLGRKSLNEIKEVLATRGLTLGMKLDNWPPVEVE
- the rpsD gene encoding 30S ribosomal protein S4, which encodes MARYIGPKCKLSRREGTDLFLKSARRSFDSKCKSESKPGQHGRTSGSRISDYGLQMREKQKLKRMYGILEKQFRRYFEESERRKGNTGEILIQLLESRLDNVVYRLGFGSTRAEARQLISHRAIEVNGHIVDIASLSVKSGDIISVREKSKNQDRIKEAIKLAVSIGIPQWLDLDSEKQLGTFKTIPDRSDVARDINESMVVELYSR
- the rpsK gene encoding 30S ribosomal protein S11; translation: MAKSPASGASRVRKKVKKNVSDGIVHVHASFNNTIVTITDRQGNALSWATSGSSGFKGSRKSTPFAAQVAAEAAGRAAIEFGIKTLEVRIKGPGPGRESSVRALNALGIKISSISDITPIPHNGCRPPKRRRI
- the rpsM gene encoding 30S ribosomal protein S13 → MARIAGINIPPQQHAEIGLTAIFGIGRSRACKICEASKISPSKKIKDMTDAELERIREQVGLFTVEGDLRREIQFSIKRLIDLGTYRGMRHKRGLPVRGQRTRTNARTRKGPRRAAASLKK
- the rpmJ gene encoding 50S ribosomal protein L36, with protein sequence MKVMASVKRVCRNCKIIKRHGVVRIICTDPRHKQRQG
- the infA gene encoding translation initiation factor IF-1; translated protein: MSKDDVIQMQGEILENLPNANFRVKLENGHVVLGHISGKMRMHYIRILPGDKVTVELTPYDLTRARIIFRAK